Proteins encoded together in one Prunus dulcis chromosome 3, ALMONDv2, whole genome shotgun sequence window:
- the LOC117623591 gene encoding 40S ribosomal protein S12-like: protein MAGEEAAVSTEAAPAAAPAPAPALGEPMDVTTALQLVLRKSLAHGGLVRGLHEAAKVIEKHAAQLCVLAEDCDQQDYVKLVKALCADHNVNMLTVPSAKTLGEWAGLCKIDSEGKARKVVGCSCVVVKDFGEDHEGLHVVQQHVKAQ, encoded by the exons ATGGCAGG TGAAGAAGCTGCAGTGTCAACTGAGGCAGCGCCAGCAGCAGCGCCTGCTCCAGCTCCAGCTCTTGGTGAGCCTATGGATGTTACAACTGCTCTGCAGCTTGTGCTGAGAAAATCACTGGCTCATGGCGGTCTTGTTCGAGGTCTTCACGAAGCTGCAAAAGTGATTGAGAAGCATGCTGCCCAGCTCTGTGTGCTGGCAGAGGACTGTGATCAGCAAGACTATGTTAAACTGGTGAAAGCTCTTTGTGCTGACCACAACGTAAACATGCTGACCGTTCCCAGTGCCAAGACCCTAGGAGAGTGGGCTGGT CTGTGCAAGATTGATTCTGAGGGAAAGGCTAGGAAGGTCGTTGGTTGTTCTTGTGTGGTTGTGAAG GATTTTGGGGAGGATCACGAAGGTCTTCATGTTGTTCAGCAGCATGTGAAGGCCCAATAA
- the LOC117623430 gene encoding sister chromatid cohesion protein DCC1-like, with protein sequence MEPPSPDCNGAEAVLNLQPSSSIPITYHPLFGPHDDLILLELDQKLLPDVLHQRVTIRGQPDEDAVLCTESKTYAIKSVGTSNSVFLIPPSSQFNYFESPICCDENYHDPQSVASVIKIATGNMELVEVAPRLDKLRSLLFENPYRFEEDVEMVDLEEMEGKNTGLYSWDDLIEKVQASDDELRTGLQALSAVEIYGYWRIVDEKYMDRILRMLLHNSVLNDWSLSCLNEDDVVNALESDGFPHKLANHCLHVYGSKVIEGVSTSSIWKLDERKVCVHFAREILRDGNRKMERFMEDWARKVPERMPASLDMLEGEVLIEKLGAETWIRAFSVSSLPYNPAERFSVLFKERPKWEWMELKPYISDLRVPGLSAEGLLLKYTRRTQPTADAEPVFSIR encoded by the exons ATGGAACCACCATCTCCAGACTGCAACGGTGCAGAAGCAGTACTAAATCTCCAACCGAGCTCGTCAATTCCTATTACGTATCACCCTCTCTTTGGTCCTCACGATGATCTAATCCTCCTTGAGCTCGATCAGAAACTTCTCCCTGATGTCCTGCACCAAAG aGTAACTATTAGAGGACAGCCTGATGAAGATGCAGTCCTCTGCACGGAGTCAAAAACTTATGCAATCAAATCCGTTGGAACatcaaattctgtttttctCATTCCCCCATCAAgtcaatttaattattttgaaagcCCAATATGTTGTGATGAGAACTATCATGATCCGCAATCTGTTGCTTCTGTCATTAAGATTGCAACCGGTAACATGGAACTTGTTGAAGTTGCCCCCAGACTTGACAAGCTAAGGTCGCTACTTTTTGAGAATCCTTACAGATTTGAGGAGGACGTAGAAATGGTGGACCTGGAAGAGATGGAAGGAAAGAATACAGGACTGTATAGCTGGGATGATCTTATTGAGAAAGTTCAAGCTAGTGATGATGAATTAAGGACTGGGTTGCAGGCTCTTTCGGCAGTGGAGATTTATGGATATTGGAGAATTGTGGATGAGAAGTACATGGACAGAATTCTTAGGATGCTTTTGCACAATTCAGTGCTGAATGATTGGTCATTGTCTTGTCTGAATGAAGACGATGTTGTCAATGCATTGGAATCAGATGGCTTTCCCCACAAACTTGCAAACCACTGCTTGCATGTTTATGGTAGCAAGGTGATTGAGGGTGTGAGCACAAGTAGTATATGGAAGTTGGATGAGAGGAAGGTATGTGTGCATTTTGCAAGAGAAATCTTGAGAGACGGGAATAGGAAGATGGAGAGGTTCATGGAGGACTGGGCGCGTAAGGTTCCCGAAAGGATGCCTGCAAGTTTAGACATGTTGGAAGGTGAAGTTTTGATAGAGAAGCTTGGCGCTGAGACATGGATTCGAGCCTTCAGTGTATCATCTCTACCTTACAACCCTGCAGAGCGATTCTCCGTCCTCTTTAAAGAGCGTCCAAAATGGGAGTGGATGGAACTAAAGCCCTATATCAG TGACTTGAGAGTGCCGGGTCTTTCTGCCGAAGGTTTGCTTCTCAAATACACTAGAAGAACACAACCAACTGCTGATGCAGAACCCGTTTTCAGCATAAGATAG